One region of Arthrobacter sp. StoSoilB22 genomic DNA includes:
- a CDS encoding ATP-dependent DNA ligase, with protein sequence MAGKQQERVNVEGHELTLTNLGKIIYPETGTTKAEVLEYYAAVAPFLIPAAANRPVTRKRWVNGVGTAENPGQVFFQKNLEDSAPTWIPRATIQHSDHTNVYPLVNNLATLTWMAQIASLEIHVPQWQVDPSGKPLRPDRFVLDLDPGPGAGLPECVEVAKLARSILQDMGMYPVPVTSGSKGIHLYTGLDGTLKSEQVSAFAKELARALESDHPDLVVSDMKKSLRHGKVLVDWSQNSGNKTTIVPYSLRGRAIPTVAAPRTWRELSSASLEHLDYRAVMKRVKTGKDHFAPISERHLPPHGEDEKDDGGAHGSGSGTGRSRERVVTVENRLAKYVGMRDPDKTPEPFPSSSGASATPQSAGSSSAQPKPGDPPPPGGIFVIQEHHARRYHLDLRLEHNGVLASWALPRGIPETSDRNNLAVHTEDHPMEYANFAGVIPKGEYGAGTMTIWDRGEYTCEKWRDGKEVIATLTGEPGGGLGGTKRFALINTGQNWLIHLMKEQPGVRRGSPAAAKTAAPKSDPPQPQPMPNYTPMLATAGTAADLRGDDWLFELKWDGIRAIITGTEGKIRLMSRNGNDLTAAYPELTDRTCWPDGDFVADGEIVALGKGSRPDFGRLQLRMNLVKGADIERARATVPVQLMLFDLLYDDGRDLSGLPFRERRERLSGFSERLRKGCPLHLSAVLDHDVEDLMTSAAELGLEGVMAKKADSRYVIGRRSRSWIKLKLEQSQEVVVGGWRPGAGARSGTFGALLLGIPDGHKLHYVGRVGTGFKDWQLRDVMEHLEPRVVSECPFTDIPREDAAGATWVSPELVAEVSFGEWTGPGRLRHPVWRGWRPDKSPNDVSQPN encoded by the coding sequence CCCGTCACCCGCAAGCGTTGGGTCAACGGAGTGGGTACCGCCGAAAACCCCGGGCAAGTCTTCTTCCAGAAGAACCTGGAGGACTCCGCGCCAACGTGGATTCCCCGCGCCACAATTCAGCATTCGGACCACACCAACGTCTATCCCCTGGTCAACAACCTTGCGACGCTCACGTGGATGGCCCAGATCGCCTCCTTGGAAATTCACGTTCCTCAGTGGCAAGTGGACCCTTCCGGGAAGCCGCTCCGCCCCGACCGTTTCGTCCTGGACCTCGACCCCGGGCCCGGGGCAGGTCTGCCCGAATGCGTTGAAGTGGCCAAGCTGGCCCGTTCCATCCTGCAGGACATGGGAATGTACCCGGTCCCTGTTACCAGCGGCAGCAAAGGCATCCACCTCTACACCGGCCTGGACGGGACACTGAAGTCCGAGCAAGTGTCCGCCTTCGCCAAAGAGCTGGCCCGGGCGTTGGAATCGGACCACCCCGATCTGGTGGTCAGCGACATGAAGAAGTCCCTCCGCCACGGCAAAGTGCTGGTGGACTGGAGCCAGAACAGCGGAAACAAGACCACAATCGTCCCCTACTCCCTCCGCGGACGCGCCATCCCCACCGTGGCGGCGCCGCGCACGTGGCGGGAGCTCTCCTCCGCCTCGTTGGAGCACTTGGACTACCGGGCCGTGATGAAGCGCGTGAAGACCGGCAAAGACCACTTCGCACCGATCTCCGAACGGCACCTGCCGCCTCATGGGGAGGATGAGAAGGACGACGGCGGTGCTCACGGAAGCGGTTCAGGCACCGGCCGTTCCCGCGAGCGGGTGGTGACAGTCGAGAACCGTCTCGCCAAATACGTCGGGATGCGCGATCCGGACAAAACCCCGGAGCCGTTCCCGTCGTCGTCGGGCGCTTCTGCCACACCGCAATCCGCGGGTTCCTCCTCCGCCCAGCCGAAGCCCGGCGACCCTCCGCCGCCCGGCGGCATATTCGTCATCCAGGAGCACCACGCCCGCCGCTACCACTTGGACCTGCGCCTGGAGCACAACGGAGTCCTGGCCTCGTGGGCGTTGCCGCGGGGCATCCCGGAAACCTCCGACCGAAACAACCTAGCCGTACATACCGAGGACCACCCCATGGAATACGCGAACTTCGCGGGCGTCATTCCCAAGGGCGAGTACGGGGCCGGGACCATGACCATCTGGGACCGCGGCGAGTACACCTGCGAGAAGTGGCGCGACGGCAAGGAAGTGATCGCCACCCTTACAGGCGAGCCGGGTGGTGGCCTTGGCGGCACCAAACGGTTCGCGCTCATCAATACGGGTCAGAACTGGCTGATCCATCTTATGAAGGAACAGCCGGGTGTGCGTCGGGGCAGCCCGGCTGCGGCCAAAACCGCGGCGCCCAAGTCCGATCCACCTCAGCCGCAGCCCATGCCGAACTACACCCCCATGCTGGCCACCGCCGGAACCGCCGCTGATCTCCGCGGCGACGATTGGCTCTTTGAACTGAAGTGGGACGGAATCCGGGCGATCATCACCGGTACGGAGGGCAAGATCCGGCTCATGAGCCGCAACGGAAACGATCTTACGGCCGCCTATCCCGAACTGACGGACCGCACATGCTGGCCCGACGGAGACTTCGTTGCGGACGGCGAAATCGTGGCGCTCGGCAAAGGGTCCAGGCCTGACTTCGGACGGCTGCAGCTAAGGATGAATTTGGTCAAAGGTGCGGACATCGAGCGCGCCCGGGCTACGGTTCCGGTGCAGCTCATGCTGTTCGATCTTCTGTACGACGACGGTAGGGACCTGAGCGGGCTGCCGTTCCGCGAGCGCCGCGAGAGGCTTTCCGGGTTTTCGGAGCGTCTTCGTAAAGGTTGCCCCCTTCACCTTTCCGCCGTGCTGGACCACGACGTGGAAGACCTCATGACCAGCGCCGCCGAGCTTGGCTTGGAGGGTGTCATGGCCAAGAAAGCCGACAGCAGATATGTGATCGGACGTCGCAGCAGGTCGTGGATCAAGCTCAAGCTGGAGCAAAGCCAGGAAGTAGTGGTGGGAGGTTGGCGGCCCGGCGCGGGGGCCCGAAGCGGGACTTTCGGCGCGTTGCTGCTGGGCATCCCCGACGGCCACAAGCTGCACTACGTGGGCCGGGTGGGCACCGGATTCAAGGACTGGCAGCTCCGGGATGTCATGGAGCATCTTGAACCCCGGGTGGTAAGCGAATGCCCTTTCACAGACATACCCCGCGAAGATGCAGCGGGTGCCACGTGGGTGAGCCCTGAGCTGGTGGCCGAGGTATCCTTCGGCGAATGGACGGGGCCCGGCCGGCTCCGTCATCCGGTGTGGCGGGGCTGGCGTCCGGATAAGTCTCCTAACGACGTGAGCCAGCCCAACTGA